In Acidimicrobiia bacterium, the DNA window CTCAGAGTCAGACGCTTGACGGTCGATCTTGTCCGACCATCTCTCCCACCACGCTACGGTCTCCTCGACTCGCTGCTGGAGTTCCTTGCGGTCTGCCACGTCACCCGGGCCCTGGTCGACCGTCTCCGGTCGGGCAAATTCGATCGACAGGACGTAGCTCTCTCTTTGATCCACTCGCAACACGCCGGTGAGGTCGTGATCCGATCCGATGATGAGCGGAATCGTCCCCGAGACAACCAACCCCGTGTGGCCACCAAGCGCCGTAAAAACACCGTCTGGATATGAGGAGACCCACGGCTTGACTGCTCCATATTCCAGGCGGGGTACTATCCCAATCTCCAGCTCAACGGATCCCTTTACCCCTTCGATCGTTCGTAGTAGCTGTCGGCGTGGCCGTTGTCGCCCACCCTCGCGCATGACCATGCAGTCCAGGAGCCGGACTTCTCCTTCCCCGGTTCGAAACACAGTCTCCAGCACAAGCGTCCGGTCGACATACTGGCGAGAGGTCTCGAACCGACGATCCGTCGGCGTGATGGAGCAATGCCCCCCCTTCTCCCAATCGAGTAATCGTCCAAAAACACTCGGTGAGTCGAAGCGAGGCATACAACACCAATCGATCGACCCCTGCCGCGAAACGAGAGCCGATGAGTGGCAATCGCCGACCAGCCCGTAGTCCGTGATGGGAGGATAAAGATGTCTGCTGATCGTGACCTCCTGGGACCGACCGTCGCATGACGTGAAGGCTAAGACGAAGATCTCGCTAGTTGCCCGGTTGGTTCCATCCGGGCCGGTTCTTCTTGCGCACCACGAATCTGAGCCCCGACCAGGTCTCGTCGATGGCGCAGGCCTTGTTGTCGACCAGTCCGGTGGGCAGGAATAGGTCGCGCAGGGTGCCCTCGACGATGTCGGTCTCCGCTCCCGATGCTTTCTTGGGCCAGGCGATCCATATCGACCCGTCCGGTGGGAGCAAGGTAATCGCCCGCTGGAAGCCACGCTCCGCCTCGGCGGCGCGGTTGGCGAAAATGATGAAGACGTCCGCCGCCGCGGCGTCGGAGTCGCGGAGGACTTCCACATCGTCGGGCAAGTCACCGAGGTCGAAGTTGAAGTAGTTCGGAGCATTGAGGAGGGCAACAGTCATTCCTTCCTTGATACCCAGTTTCTTCGGGAGTGGGGTTCCGCTGTCTCCGGCCATGGCTCAGAGTATATCGGTGCGGGAATCCGCAGCGAAGTCTTGCCGTTGCCCCGCCTATGGATATCCAGGACTACCTCGACTTTCGTCGAGACAAGGACGAGTTCTTCATGAGCGACCACCACTTACCGCTGGGACACGGCGATCACAGCGACTTCGCCGATGGCGCGTAAGATTCCGCGGCCGACCGCCCATAGCCCGCGGGAGAATCCGACTCGCTGTTCGTGCTCGTCGTTCAACGCTCGCGCCGTTCAGTGACACATAGCAAGGGGTTGTTACGCGGTTCGGTCCGGTTCTTTGCGTCGGTCAACTGGCGGATGAGGTCGCGTCTGCCCTCCGAGTCGCAAGCTCGCTTCCACCGTGGCAGTGGCTTCGTCGCTCGTCTCGTCCTCCTGGTTGGGGTCCGGCGTTCAGTAACGCAACGTCGCAGCCACGCCGGTGGCGGTTCCGAGTGTCGCCACATCAGTCACGAAGACCTCGCCGCCCTTCGCAAGTGTGTCGAATACCGCGCGGTCGATCAGATCCTCGTCCTCGATCGAGGCACGTTGCGACGTCGACACCGTGCCCGTGTCAGGCGCAACGCGACCCCACACCGGTGCCACATCGGTAACCAGCAAGGTGGCGATGCGCCCCTCACGGGCTCGGGTCACGAGATCTACGATCGCGGAGACGGTCTTACCGGCACCGACGGCAGCTCGATATCGGTCGATGCCAGGATGGCCCTCGCCGCCGGTCGGTGACTCGATCAACCGCAACGCGTCGGCGTGAAGTTCGGTCGGGGAACGATGCTCAGGGTTACCCGTCACCGCAGTGTCGAACACGTTCGGGTATCGAGTGACCGCCTGGAACAACGGCAAGTAGTAGTCGACGCACGCCAACACGAGCGGCTCGTGTGCGTCACCCAACCGTTCGCAAACACCACGATCTACTGCACGCAGGAAACGTTGGATCGCGGTCTTGTCGAGCTCGGCCCCGGCGCCATGGCCATGGAACTCGACGCCCCCTCCGCCCGTCGAGTGAGACTGGAGTTGCCGCTCGGGATCCTCGAGCGTGAGCGCCTCGTCCATCGATGTCGCAGCGGACCCCAGGTCTAACTTGGTGATCGTAGAACTCGTGGCCTCGAACAATTGCACCTCGTTCTGGCTCAACGACAAGACAAAGAACGACTCGTCGCGAGACACCACCGACAACACCGGCCGAACTCGGAACGACGCGGCAACGACGACCTCCTCAGTCAATGACAGCGCAACCCGGTATCGCTCGAATCGTCCCGTCGAGCTGAACAGCGCCAGCCCGTCTGCCGTGTGCTGCCAAAACCCGTGGTCGTCGACGAGCGACTCCAACGGTGCCAGGATGGCCTCGATGACCGTCTCGGCAACGTCGAAACCGGACAGCTCGCCACGGGCCGAGTTGATGAGGTTCCGCAATCGAATCGGACCCTGCAACGTCTCCCTGCCGGAACGATGCGTCGGCATAAACATCGACACGCACGGACCCTCAGCCATGCCCAGCGACGTGACATCCGCCGCTGAGATCACGTCTATATCTGCGTTCACGCGAATCTCACCCATAACACCGAGCATAGCCAATGACACCGAACGAAAGTCAACCCCGGACTTCCTGCAATTGAGCCCACACCCCGACGCCGGTGCGGGTCGAACGTGGATGGCGTCGGCCCAATTGACCAACGCAGTAGGCTCAAACTCGACACCCCCGTTCCCAGCAGCCCCATCAAGACTACGCATCTGCGGTCGCGGATGGGTAGAAGTGAGCGCGTCATGTCGTCAACCAAGTTAGGGGCGCTCGCCACCTTGGGCGAAAGCCAGAACCCGCCACCGGTTCGATGTATATGGCGCAGTTAGAGGTCGGGGCGCATAACCCCAAAAAGCCACCGACGGCACGCGGGTTCAGAGCGACTCCGACCAGCAACTGCGCCCCAATCATGACACTCAGGTAGGTTCATAGTTACGTCCATAAAGGAAGGATCACGTGCTTGAGGTTAACGAGAACGCTCGAGTGTTCACCGCACACGACGAGCATTTAGGCAAAGTCGATCACATCGTCATCGACCCACTCACCCGCATGGTGTCGCACATCGTGGTGCGCAAGGGCATCTTCTTTCCTGAGGACAAAGTGATCCCAATCGACGTCGTCGCCACCGCAACCGAGGAACGCATCAACTTAGACCAGGACGTCGATCCCGACCGGTTCCCGCCCTTCCTCGAGTACCACTATGTCCCGCTTGAGGAGCCTATCGAGGACGTACCCGCCTCGGCTGGAACCGCACATGGACCTTTCCCATTCGTGTGGTACGGACCATACGGCGTCGCCTCGCCCACGTACGAGACCACGATGCGCACGGTGACTGAACGGAATATCCCCGACCGGGCGGTCGCGTTGAAACCGGGTATTCCCGTCTTGGCAACGGGCCGGCGCGAGGTTGGCCGGCTCGAGGAAGTCATCTTGACCGACATTGGCTTGGCGACCCACATCGTGATTTCCGATGACGGGTTCAATCCGGTCCGCAAGGCAATACCCATCAACTGGGTCGACGCCATCTCCGAGAACGAGATACGCCTGGGGGTAGTAGAACACATGGTTCAGTCCATCAAACCCTACGATCCGGCCGAGTTGCCGTCCGCGGACTGAGACGGTCTGCTCGGGCGCCGGCGGCACACACCAAGGTGAGACCGCTGTGCCGAGAAGCCGTGGTGAGTATCGAACCGGGAGGAAAGGCTATGGAGGTCAACATCCCTCGACGCTGCGACTTCCAGTACACCGCCGCCAGCGGCTAGCGTTGCCGCTATGGATCGAACAGCGTTCCAGGCGTTAGACCGCCGAGTAACCCACTGGCTGGCGGGGCACGGACTGTCGCTCTTGCGCATCAGCATTGGCGTCCTCTTCATCTGGTTTGGAGTCCTCAAGTTTTGGCCAGGCCTGAGCTCCGCCGACCAGCTCGCCACGGAGACGATTGACCGGCTTTCCTTTGGTCTGATAACTGAAGACCTCGGCCGTGTCCTGCTGGCGATCCTCGAAACTGCGATTGGGATCGGGCTCGTAACAGGCAAGTTCATGCGCCTCACTCTGTTGCTGCTCGTCGGGCAAATGCTCGGGACGGTGACACCCCTATTTCTGTTTCCGGAGCTGACCTGGTCACGCCTATTCGTGCCGACACTTGAAGGCCAATACATCCTCAAGAACATCGTGCTCGTGTCGGCGGCACTTACGATCGGCGCAACGGTTCGCGGTGGCGGCCTCATTGACGATCCCGAGGTCCTCGATGCACTGAGCGAGCAGCCGACCGTTTCCCGCACGTCATGACGAGAGTCTCTGCGCCCTAGCGGGCACATCCGCTACCGGGCGACGAGGCGGAGTCAACCAAGGCTGATGGGCCTTGAGAATTTCTGCCGGACGGTTTGTTTGAGCCCCCGGCGAGCCGGGGGCTCAAATTCAGCGGGTCGCCCGCTCCAGCCCCGGGCCTCGACCAGTGACTTGGAATCCCAGTCGACGCCCAGCACCTCGAGGGAACCTCCGAGATCCTCGCCGGCGCCGCACAACTCAGCGTCGAGGACGAAGCTCGCGAGACCGCGCTCACCGAAAAGCATGCTCAACGGCAGGTGACGAGCATCGTGTCGTAACTTCGGTGTCCGTTTCCAGCGGCGGGTAGTCTAAGACGGTACCCTCGCATGGCAATGGTTTGCTTTCCGGCACCGGCGGGTAGAGATCTCGTAGATCGCGACCACAGGAAGAGTGAGCAGTAATGACCCAATACCTATATAGGCCGGCTGGTATGAGCGAGCACGACGCCAAGCAGACCGGCGACATCTTGCAGGATCGGCTGATGAGCCTGGTTGACCTTTCTCTCACGCTCAAGCACGCCCACTGGAATGTGGTCGGCCCGGACTTCATGGCCGTTCATGAGATGTTCGACAAGCAGGTTGCAGAAGTTCGAGGTATGGCCGACGAAGTGGCGGAACGCATAGCCACCCTGGGAGGTATCCCGAGCGGTCTTCCCGGGTACTTGGTTCAGAACCGCAGCTGGGACGATTACGCTCTCGGCCGTGCCGTAACCCAAGCCCACCTTGGAGCCATGGATATGGTGTATTCGGGAGTTGTTGGCGCTCACCGAAATGCCATCAACGCGACAGACAAAACCGACCCCGTGACCGCCGACCTACTCACGGCACAAACCGGCAAGCTGGAGATGTTTCAGTGGTTTATCAGGGCTCATCTCGAGAATACGTCCGGTGAACTTTCGACCGCTGGCCAGAAAACGGAAATCGACGCAGCGGCCGCCGCCGCCACCACCAACTTGCTCGGTTGAGAACTCCGCGACCGAATTGGGAAATTCTGGGTGTTCCTCGACGTGCTCATGGGCACCCCCATCGGACCACACCGATGACCTACCTTGACCCACTCGCCCAGCGCCTCGGCCACTAGGACCAGTCATGCTCCTGGTGCTCGTGTTCGCCTGCGTGCTCCTGGCTTCAGTCCTCGTTTCGCGGTTGGCGAATCGTTCGGTGCTCTCGACCGCCGTCCTGTTCCTCGCAGCCGGGTTCCTCCTCGGCGACGGCGTGTTAGGTGCCATCAAGGTCCGGGCCGATCAAAACCTCGTCGCCAGCCTGGCCGAGTTCGCCCTATTCAGCGTGCTGTTCACCGACGGCATGCGCGTCGGATTCCCCGAACTCCGCTCCGCCTGGAGACTCCCCGGCCGCGCACTGATCCTCGGCCTCCCACTCAGCCTCGCGTTCACAGCTCTGCTCGCTCACTTGCTGACGGGACTGCCGTGGGCGGAATCGTTTCTGCTGGGCGCGGTGTTGAGCCCACCGATCCGGTCTTCGCCGCGGCCATCGTCGGCCGCGATGACATCCCCTACAAGCTTCGCCATCTGCTCAACGTCGAAAGCGGCCTCAACGACGGTCTCGCCCTTCCCATCGTCGTGGTCCTGTTGGCCATCGCCGGGCCCGACACCATCCACGCCCTCGATCTCGGAGCCGAGCTCATAGGTGGTGTCGCCATCGGGGTCGGCGTCCCGGCGATCGCCATCCGCCTCGAGCGAACCCGATTGTTTTCTGCCTCGGTCACCTATGAACCGCTCAACGCCTTCGCCATCGGCCTCATCGTTCTCGCACTGGCATCACTCACCCAGACCAACGTGTTCCTTGCGGCTTTCTCAGCCGGCATCACCGTCGCCACCATGAGTCCCGCCATCCGCCGCGCCTTCCACCAATTCGGCGAGCTCGTGGCCGAACTCCTCAAACTCGCCGCACTACTTGTCTTCGGCGCGCTGATCTCACCCAGCTTCCTCGCCGACATCCCGCTCAACGGCTACCTCTTCGCCGCGGCCGCACTACTCGTCGCTCGCCCCGCGTCCCTCGGCCTCGCCCTCCTCGGCAGCCCCCTGCCCGGCCGCGAACGCGTCGCCGCGACATGGTTCGGACCTAAAGGATTCGCCTCGGTCGTGTACGGACTACTGATCCTCGACGCCCACATCCCCCTCAGCGACGAACTGTTCCACCTGACGGCGCTCGTCGTCGTCGCATCCATCCTCGCCCACTCCTCCACCGACATCGCCATCGCCCGCTGGCTCACACCCGACCCGAACCCACCAACAGCCACAGCCCCCTGACACGGACGCCACAGCTACCCTGCAACCCCACACCACCAGAAAGGCGACCACCCGTGAACTTCCCCGCCAACATCGTCTCGAGCGTGCGCGATCGCGTCTCGGACCGCAAGGCACGCCGACAGCGAGACAACCTCATCGGGAAAATCGGCGAGCTCACCTACGCGCAACGCACCGACGCGGCGATCAGCTACGAAACCGAGATCGCAGCCCTTGTCGAGGAGATCCGCCACCTCGAACGCACCGAAGAGCTCCGCCACCGCAAGAACATCGCCGACTCCGACCGTTAGCAGCGTCCCGACAGCCGTTGACCCCCAGAATGGGTTTCGGATCTCGACGCCGACGGGTACGCCGCGGCCACGATCCGCAAGG includes these proteins:
- a CDS encoding DUF3052 domain-containing protein — encoded protein: MAGDSGTPLPKKLGIKEGMTVALLNAPNYFNFDLGDLPDDVEVLRDSDAAAADVFIIFANRAAEAERGFQRAITLLPPDGSIWIAWPKKASGAETDIVEGTLRDLFLPTGLVDNKACAIDETWSGLRFVVRKKNRPGWNQPGN
- a CDS encoding PRC-barrel domain-containing protein, translated to MLEVNENARVFTAHDEHLGKVDHIVIDPLTRMVSHIVVRKGIFFPEDKVIPIDVVATATEERINLDQDVDPDRFPPFLEYHYVPLEEPIEDVPASAGTAHGPFPFVWYGPYGVASPTYETTMRTVTERNIPDRAVALKPGIPVLATGRREVGRLEEVILTDIGLATHIVISDDGFNPVRKAIPINWVDAISENEIRLGVVEHMVQSIKPYDPAELPSAD
- a CDS encoding DoxX family membrane protein, with protein sequence MDRTAFQALDRRVTHWLAGHGLSLLRISIGVLFIWFGVLKFWPGLSSADQLATETIDRLSFGLITEDLGRVLLAILETAIGIGLVTGKFMRLTLLLLVGQMLGTVTPLFLFPELTWSRLFVPTLEGQYILKNIVLVSAALTIGATVRGGGLIDDPEVLDALSEQPTVSRTS
- the dps gene encoding DNA starvation/stationary phase protection protein Dps — protein: MTQYLYRPAGMSEHDAKQTGDILQDRLMSLVDLSLTLKHAHWNVVGPDFMAVHEMFDKQVAEVRGMADEVAERIATLGGIPSGLPGYLVQNRSWDDYALGRAVTQAHLGAMDMVYSGVVGAHRNAINATDKTDPVTADLLTAQTGKLEMFQWFIRAHLENTSGELSTAGQKTEIDAAAAAATTNLLG